One part of the Lotus japonicus ecotype B-129 chromosome 2, LjGifu_v1.2 genome encodes these proteins:
- the LOC130736571 gene encoding uncharacterized protein LOC130736571: MAWFTTLPRGSITNFRDFSSKFLVQFSASKTKQVTIEDLYNVRQSAGETLKQYVKRFSAASVKIEESEPNACARAFKNGLQLGNLKSKLSRKPAKSMAEVRTRANTYILDEEDDAFKRRRAKVEKDGDQGDASPEDKASKDKVEGSKRRDRKVRAAEKTTRDPLYPRRDNAEHRRPWHQADSRRRGESGKSLSAHLTELLREVKVTHAVEEGEREADPLRPKSDKTKWCEYHRSAGHDTGDCFTLKNEIEKLIRAGRAQLDDRNERWNGERQQGNRYRNSRQQDDRRREDRRRTPSAEKKETLATKKKNAEETFNKDLDPPVGTINTIAGGFDGGGDTASARRRHVRAVTSVQQYQAPFGFQHPDIVISSADFEGVKMHKDDPVVIMVRINSFNVRRVLLDQGSSADIIYGDAFDKLGLTDKDLMPYTGTLVEFSGEQVWVRGYIDLDTVFGVEDNAKLLRVRYLVIQVVASYNIIIGRNTLNRLCTVISTSHLAVKYPLLCGKVGKIVVDQRRARECYNNCLSMYGKKGAGEGHRCQEIEIQQEGQNEQSRSRVETREIDHGRAKRQRNNQRRVEEEVGKTEWDRPFTDITAEERWAGIMDDPERYKFSRGVLAIEPRLTLEQERRLEKLV; the protein is encoded by the coding sequence atggcgtggttcacaactcttCCGCGAGGATCCATCACCAACTTCCGAGATTTTTCGTCCAAATTCCTCGTCCAGTTCTCAGCGAGCAAGACTAAGCAAGTGACGATCGAGGACTTGTACAACGTGCGACAATCTGCAGGGGAGACTCTGAAACAATACGTGAAACGATTCAGTGCTGCGTCGGTAAAGATTGAGGAATCGGAGCCGAATGCTTGTGCCCGGGCCTTCAAAAATGGTCTACAACTTGGAAATCTAAAAAGCAAACTGAGTCGTAAGCCGGCCAAATCGATGGCGGAGGTACGCACGCGGGCGAACACGTACAtccttgatgaggaggacgacgctttcaagcGACGAAGGGCGAAGGTGGAAAAGGATGGTGATCAGGGGGACGCGTCGCCAGAGGATAAAGCAAGCAAAGACAAGGTTGAAGGGAGTAAGAGGCGAGACAGGAAAGTCCGGGCAGCGGAGAAGACAACGAGAGACCCTTTGTATCCAAGGAGGGACAATGCTGAGCATCGCCGACCCTGGCACCAGGCTGACTCTCGTCGGCGTGGAGAGTCGGGAAAGAGTCTGAGTGCTCATCTAACGGAGCTGCTGCGTGAGGTCAAGGTGACCCATGCCGTTGAAGAAGGCGAAAGGGAAGCCGACCCGCTGCGACCAAAATCAGATAAGActaagtggtgtgagtatcatCGGTCAGCAGGACATGATACAGGGGATTGTTTCACTTTAAAGAATGAGATAGAAAAGCTCATCAGAGCAGGGCGAGCGCAGCTAGATGACCGCAATGAGCGTTGGAATGGCGAGCGACAACAGGGAAATAGGTATAGGAACTCTCGCCAGCAGGATGATCGCCGACGGGAGGATCGCCGCCGCACGCCGAGTGCAGAAAAGAAGGAAACACTGGCTACCAAGAAAAAGAACGCAGAAGAAACATTTAATAAAGATCTCGACCCACCGGTGGGCACAATTAATACAATTGCAGGTGGTTTCGACGGAGGAGGAGATACAGCTTCAGCGAGAAGAAGACATGTCAGGGCAGTAACCTCGGTGCAACAATACCAAGCTCCTTTTGGTTTCCAGCATCCGGATATAGTAATCTCATCAGCGGATTTTGAGGGAGTCAAAATGCATAAAGATGATCCGGTGGTCATTATGGTTCGGATCAACAGCTTTAATGTTCGCCGGGTGCTTTTGGATCAAGGTAGCTCCGCCGATATCATCTACGGGGATGCGTTTGATAAGCTGGGTTTAACCGATAAGGATTTGATGCCTTATACAGGAACGCTAGTAGAGTTCTCGGGCGAGCAGGTATGGGTGCGAGGTTATATAGATCTAGACACCGTTTTCGGAGTAGAGGACAACGCCAAGCTCCTTCGTGTAAGGTACCTGGTGATACAAGTTGTAGCCTCGTACAACATTATCATTGGGAGGAATACCTTAAACCGTTTGTGCACCGTCATTTCAACATCCCATCTTGCAGTAAAGTACCCGCTGCTTTGTGGGAAGGTGGGGAAAATTGTGGTTGATCAAAGAAGGGCGAGGGAATGCTACAATAATTGTCTCAGCATGTACGGGAAAAAAGGAGCAGGCGAGGGACACCGGTGTCAGGAAATTGAGATCCAACAGGAAGGTCAGAATGAGCAGAGTAGGTCAAGGGTTGAGACGCGGGAGATAGACCATGGGAGGGCGAAAAGGCAGAGGAATAACCAGAGGCGAGTTGAAGAAGAAGTCGGGAAGACAGAATGGGACAGACCGTTCACAGACATTACAGCGGAAGAACGGTGGGCAGGCATCATGGATGACCCAGAAAGGTATAAGTTCAGTAGGGGAGTGTTGGCGATTGAGCCTAGGCTCACCCTTGAGCAAGAAAGACGGTTGGAAAAGCTCGTATAG
- the LOC130736572 gene encoding uncharacterized protein LOC130736572: MGMVARDSGGAVLVSAACREFHTTDVKVAEAMAIRWAMHIALDLGFKEVTFETDNLSIVKAWSSFSSQLSYLTSIVSDCVVLSSSFNSCSLIHVRRSGNMAADFMAKFALSGQCFVWISDAPPGIEGILSNDVISTSF, translated from the coding sequence ATGGGTATGGTGGCGCGAGATTCTGGTGGAGCTGTTCTTGTTTCTGCAGCATGTCGTGAGTTCCATACGACGGATGTCAAGGTAGCTGAAGCCATGGCTATTAGATGGGCTATGCATATAGCTCTTGATTTGGGATTCAAGGAGGTTACTTTTGAGACGGATAATTTGTCTATTGTCAAAGCTTGGTCTAGTTTTTCTTCTCAATTGTCGTACTTAACTTCTATTGTGTCAGATTGTGTTGTTTTATCGTCTAGTTTTAATTCCTGTAGTTTGATTCATGTTCGTCGCAGTGGTAATATGGCTGCTGACTTTATGGCAAAGTTTGCCTTATCTGGTCAATGTTTTGTCTGGATATCGGATGCTCCTCCGGGTATCGAAGGGATCCTATCCAATGATGTTATTTCCACTTCTTTTTGA